In the genome of Pseudomonas sp. LBUM920, one region contains:
- a CDS encoding tellurite resistance TerB family protein has product MNTRGLLDQLLKSGQDMLQKKAGGQPKSDDKGALGGLLGSGGLGSLLGGAGGGALAAGAMGLLLGNKKARNFGGKALTYGGLAALGVIAYKAYGNWQAQQANAPQGEPQTIDRLPPAQVEQHSQGILKALVAAAKADGHVDERERALIEGEFTKLDDDRELQSWLHAELNKPLDPADVARAASTPEMAAEMYIASVMLVDEENFMEKAYLDELARQLKLEPGLKAELEKQVRLTP; this is encoded by the coding sequence ATGAATACCCGTGGATTGCTCGATCAGTTGCTCAAATCTGGCCAGGACATGTTGCAGAAAAAAGCAGGCGGCCAGCCCAAGTCCGACGACAAGGGCGCCCTCGGCGGGCTGCTCGGCAGTGGTGGCCTGGGCAGCCTGCTCGGTGGCGCAGGTGGCGGGGCTCTGGCGGCGGGTGCCATGGGCTTGCTGCTGGGTAACAAGAAAGCGCGCAATTTCGGCGGCAAGGCCCTGACCTATGGCGGCTTGGCGGCCTTGGGCGTGATTGCCTATAAGGCCTACGGTAATTGGCAGGCGCAACAGGCCAATGCGCCCCAGGGTGAGCCGCAGACCATCGACCGCCTGCCTCCGGCCCAGGTCGAGCAGCACAGCCAGGGCATTCTTAAAGCGCTGGTTGCAGCGGCCAAGGCCGACGGGCATGTGGATGAGCGTGAGCGCGCACTGATCGAAGGCGAGTTCACCAAGCTGGACGACGACCGTGAGCTGCAAAGCTGGCTGCACGCGGAGTTGAACAAACCCCTGGACCCGGCCGATGTGGCGCGCGCGGCAAGCACCCCGGAAATGGCCGCCGAGATGTACATCGCCAGTGTGATGCTGGTAGACGAAGAGAATTTTATGGAAAAGGCCTATCTGGATGAATTGGCGCGCCAGCTGAAACTGGAACCCGGCTTAAAGGCCGAGCTGGAAAAACAGGTGCGGCTCACCCCATAA
- a CDS encoding methyl-accepting chemotaxis protein, which yields MKNWTLRQRILASFAVIIAIMLLMVVVSYSRLLKIEVSETAVRDDAVPGVYLSSMIRSAWVDSYLQTLELLGLRDDKGMTDADRADFKSFEGRIQAQMANYQQTINGRDDQAEFDKFEALHQAYNKSLATVLDALQRNDLVAARKEFNANLTPAWTAGRMKLNDIITENKTVADRATTAIDEAVSAAKVSMFVSLALAILAAGLCGLLLMRAIMAPMQRIVSILGTMRDGDLSKRLNLERKDEFGAVETGFNDMMTELTALVSQAQRSSVQVTTSVTEIAATSKQQQATATETAATTTEIGATSREIAATSKDLVRTMTEVSTAADQASVAAGSGQQGLARMEETMHSVMGAADLVNAKLAILNEKAGNINQVVVTIVKVADQTNLLSLNAAIEAEKAGEYGRGFAVVATEVRRLADQTAVATYDIEQMVREIQSAVSAGVMGMDKFSEEVRRGMFEVQQVGEQLSQIIHQVQALAPRVLMVNEGMQAQATGAEQINHALVQLGDASSQTVESLRQASFAIDELSQVAVGLRSGVSRFKV from the coding sequence GTGAAGAACTGGACCTTGCGCCAACGGATTTTGGCGAGCTTTGCGGTCATTATCGCGATCATGCTGTTGATGGTTGTGGTCTCTTATTCACGGTTGCTGAAGATTGAGGTCAGCGAGACGGCTGTCCGCGATGACGCGGTGCCGGGGGTTTATCTCAGCTCGATGATCCGCAGTGCCTGGGTCGACAGCTACCTGCAAACCCTGGAATTGCTCGGTCTGCGTGACGACAAGGGCATGACCGACGCCGACAGGGCTGACTTCAAGTCATTTGAAGGGCGCATCCAGGCGCAGATGGCCAACTACCAGCAAACCATCAACGGTCGCGATGACCAGGCCGAGTTCGACAAATTCGAAGCCTTGCACCAGGCCTATAACAAGAGCCTGGCCACAGTGCTCGACGCCCTGCAGCGCAATGACCTGGTTGCTGCACGCAAGGAATTCAACGCCAACCTGACGCCCGCCTGGACGGCAGGGCGCATGAAGCTCAACGACATCATCACCGAAAACAAAACCGTCGCCGACCGTGCGACCACCGCCATCGATGAGGCGGTATCCGCCGCCAAGGTCAGCATGTTCGTGTCGCTGGCCCTGGCCATCCTCGCCGCCGGCCTGTGCGGTTTGCTGCTGATGCGCGCGATCATGGCGCCGATGCAGCGCATCGTCTCGATCCTCGGCACCATGCGCGATGGCGATTTGAGCAAGCGCCTGAACCTGGAGCGCAAAGACGAATTCGGCGCCGTCGAAACCGGCTTCAACGACATGATGACCGAGCTGACGGCCCTGGTGTCCCAGGCCCAGCGCTCATCGGTGCAGGTGACCACCTCGGTCACCGAGATTGCCGCCACCTCCAAGCAGCAACAGGCCACCGCCACCGAAACCGCGGCAACGACCACCGAGATCGGCGCAACGTCGCGGGAGATCGCCGCCACGTCCAAAGACCTGGTGCGTACCATGACCGAAGTGTCCACCGCCGCCGACCAGGCCTCGGTCGCTGCCGGTTCCGGCCAGCAGGGCCTGGCGCGCATGGAAGAAACCATGCACTCGGTGATGGGCGCCGCCGACCTGGTCAATGCCAAATTGGCGATCCTCAATGAGAAAGCCGGCAACATCAACCAAGTGGTGGTGACCATCGTCAAGGTCGCCGACCAGACCAACCTGTTGTCGCTCAACGCCGCCATCGAGGCCGAGAAGGCCGGTGAATATGGCCGCGGTTTCGCCGTGGTCGCCACCGAAGTGCGGCGCCTGGCCGACCAGACCGCCGTGGCCACCTACGACATCGAGCAGATGGTGCGCGAGATTCAGTCGGCGGTATCGGCCGGTGTGATGGGCATGGACAAGTTCTCCGAGGAAGTGCGCCGCGGCATGTTCGAGGTGCAGCAAGTGGGCGAGCAACTGTCGCAGATCATTCATCAGGTGCAGGCGTTGGCGCCACGCGTGTTGATGGTCAACGAGGGCATGCAGGCCCAGGCCACCGGAGCCGAGCAGATCAACCACGCGCTGGTGCAATTGGGCGATGCCAGCAGCCAGACCGTCGAATCCCTGCGCCAGGCCAGCTTTGCCATCGATGAATTGAGCCAGGTTGCGGTCGGTCTGCGCAGCGGCGTGTCGCGTTTCAAAGTCTGA
- a CDS encoding chemotaxis protein CheW, protein MSDLAAKRGAVPAAKKALFLVFHIGGERYALKATEVAEVLPRLPLKPIAHAPVWVAGIFAHRGALVPVIDLCALTFGTPAQARTSTRLVLVNYQPQPWIEARWLGLILEQATDTLRCGLGEFKPYGLDNREAPYLGLVREDALGLMQWIGVNELLTEPVRTLLFSAELSL, encoded by the coding sequence ATGAGCGACCTCGCGGCTAAACGCGGCGCCGTCCCGGCAGCGAAAAAGGCGTTGTTTCTGGTGTTTCACATCGGCGGCGAACGTTATGCCCTCAAAGCCACGGAAGTGGCCGAGGTGCTGCCGCGCCTGCCGCTCAAACCCATCGCGCATGCGCCGGTCTGGGTGGCGGGGATTTTTGCCCACCGTGGCGCGCTGGTGCCGGTGATCGACCTGTGTGCGCTGACCTTCGGCACGCCGGCCCAAGCCCGCACCAGTACGCGGTTGGTGCTGGTCAACTACCAGCCGCAACCGTGGATTGAAGCGCGCTGGCTGGGGCTGATCCTGGAACAGGCCACCGACACCCTGCGCTGCGGCCTCGGGGAGTTCAAGCCCTATGGCCTGGACAATCGCGAGGCACCCTACCTGGGGCTGGTGCGTGAGGACGCCTTGGGCTTGATGCAATGGATTGGTGTCAACGAACTGCTCACCGAGCCCGTGCGCACTTTGCTGTTTTCTGCCGAGCTGAGTCTATGA
- a CDS encoding protein-glutamate O-methyltransferase CheR, translating to MSNDPRFFAFLKERIGLDVASVGEAIIERAVRQRSQAVQAQTPEAYWRHLQSSHDEQQALIEAVIVPETWFFRYPESFATLARLAKARLAEIKQMRALRILSLPCSTGEEPYSIAMALLDAGLAPHQFKVLGLDVSPLSVERAKRGVYGKNSFRGSDIDFRERHFTEEADGFHIADRVREQVRLQVGNLLDPGLLANEPSYDFVFCRNLLIYFDQPTQKQVFDVLKGLTHLDGVLFIGPAEGSLLGRHGMRSIGVPQSFAFSRHVEPVKPEPVFVPVPAPVPQRSAAPIPVKPRPFSTVSAQGLPVKAPHTDAGDLLSRIATLANEGKSAEARAACEQYLSNHPPAAQVFYWLGLLSDVAGSALEAQGYYRKALYLEPQHPQALMHLAALLESQGDSAGARRLQARAARSERADSESKR from the coding sequence ATGAGCAACGACCCGCGCTTCTTTGCCTTCTTGAAGGAACGCATCGGCCTGGACGTCGCGTCAGTGGGCGAGGCAATCATCGAGCGCGCGGTGCGCCAGCGCAGCCAGGCTGTGCAGGCGCAGACGCCAGAGGCTTACTGGAGGCATCTGCAGAGCTCGCATGATGAGCAGCAGGCGCTGATCGAAGCCGTGATCGTGCCCGAGACCTGGTTTTTCCGTTACCCCGAGTCCTTTGCCACCCTGGCGCGGCTGGCCAAGGCACGTCTGGCCGAGATCAAGCAGATGCGCGCGCTGCGTATTCTGAGCTTGCCGTGTTCCACCGGCGAGGAGCCGTATTCGATTGCCATGGCCCTGCTCGATGCGGGCCTGGCGCCGCATCAGTTCAAGGTGTTGGGCCTGGATGTCAGCCCGCTGTCGGTGGAGCGCGCCAAGCGTGGCGTGTATGGCAAGAATTCATTTCGCGGCAGCGATATCGACTTTCGCGAGCGCCATTTCACCGAAGAGGCCGACGGCTTCCACATCGCCGACCGGGTGCGCGAACAAGTGCGCCTGCAAGTCGGCAACCTGCTCGATCCGGGCCTGCTGGCCAATGAGCCGAGCTACGACTTCGTGTTTTGCCGCAACTTGCTGATCTACTTTGACCAGCCGACCCAAAAGCAAGTCTTTGATGTGCTCAAGGGCCTGACCCACCTGGACGGCGTGCTGTTTATCGGCCCGGCCGAAGGCAGCCTGTTGGGCCGCCATGGCATGCGCTCGATTGGCGTACCGCAATCTTTTGCCTTCAGTCGGCACGTCGAGCCGGTCAAGCCTGAGCCGGTATTTGTGCCCGTGCCTGCGCCGGTTCCACAACGCAGTGCCGCACCGATTCCGGTCAAGCCACGGCCGTTCAGCACGGTCAGCGCGCAGGGGCTGCCGGTCAAGGCGCCGCACACGGATGCCGGCGACTTGCTCAGCCGTATCGCCACGCTGGCCAATGAAGGCAAAAGCGCCGAAGCCCGCGCCGCCTGCGAGCAGTATTTGAGTAACCATCCGCCGGCCGCCCAGGTGTTTTATTGGCTGGGGTTGCTCAGCGATGTGGCCGGCAGCGCCCTGGAAGCCCAGGGCTATTATCGAAAAGCGTTGTACCTGGAGCCGCAGCACCCGCAGGCCTTGATGCACCTGGCGGCGTTGCTCGAGTCTCAGGGCGACAGTGCGGGGGCGCGCCGTTTGCAGGCGCGGGCCGCGCGTAGCGAGCGAGCTGACAGTGAGTCCAAACGATGA
- a CDS encoding chemotaxis protein CheW encodes MSSTDALNTAGLDLTLADTQAIDDCWNRIGIHGDKSCPLLAEHIHCRNCSVYSAAATRLLDRYALQQGDERAYAVAELDEDIVTRSLLMFRLGEEWLGIATRCLVEVAPLQPIHSLPHQRSRALLGVANVRGALVACLSLVELLGLDATSNGASGGRIMPRMLIIAAQDGPVVVPVDEVDGIHAIDERTLKAASASGSQASARFTQGVLQWKGRSLRWLDEAQLLSAVTRSLT; translated from the coding sequence ATGAGTAGCACCGACGCGCTCAACACCGCGGGCCTGGACCTGACCCTGGCCGACACCCAAGCCATTGACGACTGCTGGAACCGCATCGGCATCCATGGCGACAAGTCCTGCCCGCTGCTGGCGGAGCATATTCACTGCCGCAACTGCTCGGTGTATTCAGCCGCCGCCACCCGTTTGCTCGACCGTTATGCCTTGCAGCAGGGCGATGAGCGCGCCTATGCCGTGGCCGAACTCGACGAAGACATCGTTACCCGTTCCCTGTTGATGTTCCGTCTTGGCGAGGAATGGCTGGGCATCGCCACCCGGTGCCTGGTCGAAGTGGCGCCGCTGCAACCGATTCATTCGCTGCCGCACCAGCGTTCCCGGGCGCTGCTCGGCGTAGCCAATGTGCGTGGCGCCTTGGTGGCGTGCCTGTCGTTGGTGGAGCTGCTGGGGTTGGATGCGACCAGCAACGGTGCCAGCGGCGGGCGCATCATGCCGCGCATGTTGATCATCGCCGCGCAGGACGGCCCGGTCGTGGTGCCGGTCGATGAAGTCGACGGCATCCACGCCATTGATGAGCGCACCTTGAAGGCCGCATCGGCCTCTGGCTCCCAGGCCAGTGCGCGCTTCACCCAGGGCGTGTTGCAGTGGAAAGGCCGCAGCCTGCGTTGGCTGGACGAGGCGCAATTGTTGTCCGCCGTGACCCGGAGCCTCACATGA
- a CDS encoding hybrid sensor histidine kinase/response regulator, with product MTPDQMRDASLLELFSLEADAQTQVLSAGLLALERNPTQADQLEACMRAAHSLKGAARIVGVDAGVSVAHVMEDCLVSAQESRLYLQPEHIDALLQGTDLLMRIATPGNDVGPADIEAYVALMERLLDPSQPTASIAPPPPAQSAPAPIVEELPPEPEPAPPVTSEPPRQNKRMTEGGERVLRVTAERLNSLLDLSSKSLVETQRLKPYLASMQRLKRIQSNSARALDTLDGQLKALDLNLEAQEALADTRRLLSEAQALLAEKTAELDEFGWQAGQRAQVLYDTALACRMRPFADVLAGQVRMVRDLGRSLGKQVRLEIEGEKTQVDRDVLEKLEAPLTHLLRNAVDHGIEMPEQRMLAGKPAEGLIRLRASHQAGLLVLELSDDGNGVDLERLRGTIVDRHLSPLETAQRLSEEELLTFLFLPGFSLRDKVTEVSGRGVGLDAVQHMVRQLRGAVVLEQTAGRGSRFHLEVPLTLSVVRSLVVEVGEEAYAFPLAHIERMCDLAPDDIVQLEGRQHFWHEGRHVGLVAASQLLQRPPGQSNEETLKVVVIRERDAVYGIAVERFIGERTLVVLPLDDRLGKVQDISAGALLDDGSVVLIVDVEDMLRSVDKLLNTGRLERIARRSQQATEAPRKRVLVVDDSLTVRELQRKLLLNRGYEVAVAVDGMDGWNALRSEDFDLLITDIDMPRMDGIELVTLLRRDSRLQSLPVMVVSYKDREEDRRRGLDAGADYYLAKASFHDDALLDAVMELIGGARA from the coding sequence ATGACCCCCGACCAGATGCGCGATGCCTCGCTGCTGGAGCTGTTCAGCCTGGAAGCCGATGCGCAAACCCAGGTGCTGAGCGCCGGTCTGCTGGCGCTTGAGCGCAACCCGACCCAGGCCGACCAGCTGGAGGCGTGCATGCGCGCCGCGCATTCGCTCAAGGGCGCGGCGCGAATTGTCGGCGTGGACGCTGGGGTTAGCGTGGCCCACGTCATGGAGGATTGCCTGGTCAGCGCCCAGGAAAGCCGCCTGTACTTGCAACCCGAACATATCGACGCGCTGCTGCAAGGCACCGACCTGCTGATGCGCATCGCCACGCCCGGCAACGACGTTGGCCCGGCGGACATCGAGGCTTACGTGGCGTTGATGGAGCGCTTGCTCGATCCGTCGCAGCCGACCGCCAGCATCGCGCCACCGCCGCCTGCGCAATCTGCACCGGCGCCGATTGTCGAAGAGCTGCCGCCAGAACCCGAGCCTGCGCCGCCCGTAACCAGCGAGCCGCCACGCCAGAACAAACGCATGACCGAAGGCGGCGAGCGTGTGCTGCGGGTCACCGCCGAGCGCTTGAACAGCCTGCTCGACCTGTCGAGTAAATCCCTGGTGGAAACCCAGCGGCTCAAGCCTTACCTGGCGAGCATGCAGCGCCTCAAACGCATTCAAAGCAACAGCGCCCGCGCCCTGGACACGTTGGACGGCCAGCTCAAGGCCCTGGATTTGAACCTCGAAGCCCAGGAAGCGCTGGCCGACACCCGGCGCCTGTTGAGCGAAGCCCAAGCCTTGCTGGCGGAAAAAACCGCCGAGCTGGACGAGTTCGGCTGGCAGGCCGGGCAGCGTGCCCAAGTGCTTTACGACACCGCACTGGCCTGCCGCATGCGCCCGTTTGCCGATGTACTGGCCGGGCAGGTGCGTATGGTCCGCGACCTGGGCCGCAGCCTTGGCAAGCAAGTGCGCCTGGAAATCGAAGGCGAAAAAACCCAGGTTGACCGCGACGTGCTGGAAAAGCTCGAAGCACCGCTCACGCACCTGTTACGCAATGCCGTCGATCACGGTATCGAAATGCCCGAGCAGCGCATGCTGGCCGGTAAACCGGCCGAGGGCCTGATCCGCCTGCGCGCCTCGCACCAGGCAGGTTTGCTGGTGCTGGAGTTGAGCGACGACGGCAACGGCGTCGACCTTGAGCGCCTGCGCGGCACCATCGTCGACCGGCACCTGTCGCCACTGGAAACCGCTCAGCGCCTGAGTGAAGAAGAACTGCTGACGTTTCTGTTCCTGCCCGGGTTCAGCCTGCGTGACAAGGTCACCGAAGTGTCCGGGCGCGGCGTCGGCCTGGATGCGGTGCAGCATATGGTGCGCCAACTGCGCGGCGCGGTGGTGCTGGAGCAGACGGCGGGGCGCGGCAGCCGCTTCCACCTTGAGGTGCCGCTGACCCTGTCGGTGGTGCGCAGCCTGGTGGTGGAAGTCGGCGAGGAAGCCTATGCGTTCCCGCTGGCGCACATCGAACGCATGTGCGACCTGGCCCCCGATGACATCGTGCAACTGGAAGGCCGCCAGCATTTCTGGCACGAGGGCCGCCACGTCGGCCTGGTCGCCGCCAGCCAGTTGCTGCAGCGCCCGCCGGGGCAGAGCAACGAGGAGACGCTCAAAGTCGTGGTGATCCGCGAGCGCGATGCGGTGTATGGCATCGCGGTGGAGCGCTTTATCGGCGAGCGCACGCTGGTGGTGTTGCCGCTGGATGATCGCCTCGGCAAGGTTCAGGATATTTCAGCCGGTGCCTTGCTGGACGACGGCTCGGTGGTGTTGATCGTTGACGTTGAAGACATGCTGCGTTCGGTGGACAAGTTGCTCAATACCGGCCGGCTGGAACGCATCGCCCGGCGTAGCCAGCAGGCTACCGAGGCGCCGCGTAAACGCGTGCTGGTGGTGGACGACTCGCTCACCGTGCGTGAACTGCAACGCAAATTGTTACTTAATCGCGGTTATGAAGTGGCTGTCGCGGTCGATGGCATGGATGGCTGGAACGCGTTGCGTTCCGAAGACTTCGACCTGCTCATCACTGACATTGATATGCCTCGCATGGACGGTATTGAATTGGTCACACTCTTGCGCCGTGACAGTCGCCTGCAATCGTTGCCGGTGATGGTGGTGTCGTACAAGGATCGCGAAGAAGACCGGCGTCGTGGACTGGATGCCGGCGCCGACTATTATCTAGCTAAAGCCAGTTTCCATGACGATGCCTTGCTGGACGCCGTGATGGAACTGATCGGAGGCGCCCGGGCATGA
- a CDS encoding chemotaxis response regulator protein-glutamate methylesterase translates to MRIAIVNDMPMAVEALRRALSFEPAHQVVWVASNGLEAVQHCAEVIPDLILMDLIMPVMDGVEATRRIMAETPCPIVIVTVDRQANVSRVFEAMGHGALDVVDTPALGVGNAKDAAAPLLRKILNIGWLVGQRGSRVRTETAPQRGTGKRQSLVAIGSSAGGPAALEILLKGLPRDFSAAIVLVQHVDQVFAAGMAEWLSSASGLPVRLAREGEPPQSGVVLLAGTNHHIRLLKNGTLAYTAEPVNEIYRPSIDVFFESVASHWNGDAVGVLLTGMGRDGAQGLKLLREQGYLTIAQDQQSSAVYGMPKAAAAIDAAVEIRPLDRIAPRLLEVFAK, encoded by the coding sequence ATGAGGATTGCGATCGTCAATGACATGCCCATGGCAGTAGAGGCCTTGCGCCGCGCCTTGAGTTTCGAACCCGCGCACCAGGTGGTGTGGGTCGCCAGCAACGGGCTGGAAGCCGTGCAGCACTGCGCCGAGGTGATCCCGGACCTGATCCTGATGGACCTGATCATGCCGGTGATGGATGGCGTGGAGGCCACTCGGCGGATCATGGCCGAGACCCCGTGCCCGATCGTGATCGTCACCGTGGACCGCCAGGCCAATGTCAGCCGCGTGTTCGAAGCCATGGGCCATGGCGCCCTGGATGTGGTGGATACGCCGGCGCTGGGCGTTGGCAACGCCAAGGATGCGGCGGCGCCGTTGCTGCGCAAAATCCTCAACATTGGCTGGCTGGTCGGCCAGCGCGGCAGCCGGGTGCGCACCGAAACGGCGCCCCAGCGCGGCACCGGCAAACGTCAAAGCCTGGTGGCGATTGGTTCGTCGGCAGGCGGGCCGGCTGCCCTGGAAATCCTGCTCAAGGGTTTGCCACGCGACTTTTCTGCGGCCATCGTGCTGGTGCAGCATGTGGACCAGGTGTTTGCCGCCGGCATGGCCGAGTGGCTGAGCAGCGCGTCCGGCCTGCCGGTGCGCCTGGCGCGTGAGGGCGAGCCGCCACAAAGCGGTGTGGTCCTGCTGGCCGGCACCAACCACCACATTCGCCTGTTGAAAAACGGCACGCTAGCCTATACCGCAGAGCCGGTTAACGAGATTTACCGGCCTTCCATCGACGTGTTTTTTGAAAGCGTCGCCAGCCATTGGAACGGCGACGCCGTCGGCGTGTTGCTGACCGGCATGGGGCGCGACGGCGCCCAGGGGCTCAAATTGCTGCGTGAACAAGGATATTTGACCATCGCCCAGGATCAACAGAGTTCGGCGGTGTATGGCATGCCCAAAGCGGCGGCGGCCATTGATGCCGCTGTTGAAATTCGCCCACTGGACAGAATTGCGCCCCGATTGCTGGAGGTCTTTGCAAAATGA
- a CDS encoding PleD family two-component system response regulator translates to MNDLQIDDIKTDENAAMVLLVDDQAMIGEAVRRGLAHEENIDFHFCADPHQAIAQAIRIKPTVILQDLVMPGLDGLTLVREYRNHPATANIPIIVLSTKEDPLIKSAAFSAGANDYLVKLPDNIELVARIRYHSRSYMTLLQRDAAYRALRVSQQQLLDTNLVLQRLMNSDGLTGLSNRRHFDEYLELEWRRAMRDQTQLSLLMIDVDFFKTYNDSFGHVEGDEALRKVAATIREASSRPSDLPARYGGEEFALVLPNTSPGGARLVAEKLRMAVAALKIPHIAPAEGASLTISIGLSTLTPVQGTDCRQLIMAADKGLYTAKHNGRNQVGIE, encoded by the coding sequence ATGAATGATTTACAGATCGACGACATCAAGACCGACGAAAATGCCGCCATGGTGTTGCTGGTCGACGACCAGGCCATGATCGGCGAAGCGGTGCGGCGTGGCCTGGCCCATGAGGAAAACATCGACTTCCACTTTTGCGCCGACCCGCATCAGGCGATTGCCCAGGCGATTCGCATCAAGCCCACGGTGATCCTGCAGGATCTGGTCATGCCCGGTCTCGACGGCCTGACGCTGGTGCGTGAATACCGCAACCACCCGGCCACCGCGAATATCCCGATCATCGTGCTGTCGACCAAGGAAGATCCGCTGATCAAGAGCGCGGCCTTCTCGGCCGGGGCCAACGACTATTTGGTCAAGCTGCCGGACAACATCGAACTGGTGGCGCGCATTCGCTATCACTCGCGCTCGTACATGACGCTGCTGCAGCGGGATGCGGCGTATCGGGCGCTGCGGGTGAGCCAGCAGCAGTTGCTGGACACCAACCTGGTGCTGCAACGCTTGATGAACTCCGACGGCCTTACCGGGCTGTCCAATCGCCGGCACTTCGATGAGTACCTTGAGCTGGAATGGCGTCGCGCCATGCGTGATCAGACTCAGTTATCGTTGTTGATGATCGATGTGGATTTCTTCAAGACCTACAACGACAGCTTTGGCCATGTCGAAGGTGACGAAGCGTTGCGCAAAGTCGCTGCGACGATCCGCGAAGCCAGCAGTCGTCCTTCCGATCTGCCGGCACGTTATGGCGGTGAGGAGTTTGCGCTGGTGTTGCCGAACACCTCGCCGGGCGGCGCACGTCTGGTGGCAGAAAAGCTGCGCATGGCCGTGGCGGCGCTGAAAATCCCGCACATTGCTCCGGCCGAAGGCGCGAGCCTGACCATCAGCATCGGCCTGTCGACCCTGACGCCGGTGCAGGGCACGGATTGCCGGCAGCTGATCATGGCGGCGGATAAAGGCCTGTATACGGCCAAGCATAATGGGCGCAATCAGGTGGGTATCGAGTGA
- the prfB gene encoding peptide chain release factor 2 (programmed frameshift): MEINPILNTIKDLSERSETIRGYLDYDQKHERLTEVNRELEDPAVWNKPEYAQELGRERAALAQIVDTLDELNTGLGDCRDLLDMAVEENDEGAVGDVVAELARLEENLAKLEFRRMFSHEMDPNNAYLDIQAGSGGTEAQDWANILLRMYLRWADKRGFDATIMELSAGEVAGIKGATVHIKGEYAFGWLRTEIGVHRLVRKSPFDSGNRRHTSFSAVFVSPEIDDKVEIEINPADLRIDTYRSSGAGGQHVNTTDSAVRITHVPTNTVVSCQNERSQHANKDTAMKMLRAKLYEQEMQKRNAASQALEDTKSDIGWGHQIRSYVLDASRIKDLRTNIERSDCDKVLDGDIDEYLEASLKSGL, encoded by the exons ATGGAAATCAACCCGATCCTTAACACCATCAAGGACCTGTCCGAGCGCTCCGAAACTATTCGGGGGTATCTT GACTACGATCAAAAGCATGAGCGTCTGACCGAAGTCAATCGCGAGCTTGAAGATCCGGCTGTCTGGAACAAACCTGAATACGCCCAGGAACTGGGCCGCGAGCGCGCTGCGCTGGCACAGATCGTCGACACGCTCGACGAACTGAACACCGGTCTGGGCGATTGCCGCGACCTGCTGGACATGGCCGTCGAAGAAAACGACGAAGGCGCAGTGGGCGATGTCGTCGCCGAGCTGGCCCGTCTCGAGGAAAACCTCGCCAAGCTTGAATTCCGCCGCATGTTCAGCCACGAAATGGACCCGAACAACGCCTACCTGGACATCCAGGCCGGTTCCGGCGGCACCGAAGCCCAGGACTGGGCCAACATCCTGTTGCGCATGTACCTGCGCTGGGCTGACAAACGCGGTTTCGACGCGACCATCATGGAGCTGTCGGCCGGTGAAGTTGCTGGCATCAAAGGTGCGACCGTGCACATCAAGGGTGAATACGCCTTTGGCTGGCTGCGCACCGAGATCGGCGTGCACCGCCTGGTGCGCAAGAGCCCGTTCGACTCCGGCAACCGTCGCCACACCTCGTTCTCTGCGGTGTTTGTCTCGCCAGAGATCGACGACAAGGTCGAAATCGAGATCAACCCGGCCGACCTGCGGATCGACACCTATCGCTCCTCCGGTGCCGGTGGTCAGCACGTAAACACCACCGACTCGGCCGTACGTATTACCCACGTACCGACCAATACCGTGGTCAGCTGCCAGAACGAACGTTCCCAGCACGCGAACAAGGACACCGCCATGAAAATGCTGCGGGCCAAGTTGTACGAGCAGGAAATGCAGAAGCGCAACGCCGCTTCCCAGGCGCTGGAAGACACCAAGTCGGATATCGGCTGGGGTCACCAGATCCGTTCGTATGTGCTCGATGCTTCGCGGATCAAGGATCTGCGCACTAACATCGAACGCAGTGACTGCGACAAGGTGCTCGACGGCGACATTGACGAATACCTGGAAGCCAGCCTGAAATCGGGCCTGTAA